One segment of Alphaproteobacteria bacterium DNA contains the following:
- the pyrC gene encoding dihydroorotase, giving the protein MNAAPGQRTLWRNARLLDAASDRDEAGDLLVEDGRIADIGPNLFPENPPESTEVLDCAGHCLAPGLVDMRAFLGEPGFEHRETLASGSAAAASGGITTIAARPDTEPVIDDIALVEFVKRLAQATAQVRVHPMAAITKGLEGSEMTEFGLLAVAGAVAFCDGENAVADALVMSRVLTYATNWDLLIVQLPAEPRLAGSGCMNSGEVATRLGLPGIPAAAEVIMLERDLRLVEATGGRYHATCLSTAAAIEAMRQAKARGLAVSCSVAPHHFALNENAVGEYRTFAKTWPPLRREEDRLAVVAGIADGTVDAIVSDHAPQDQESKRQPFTQAASGISGLETLLPLALELHLGGGVPLERVLAALTSGPAGLLGLEAGRLTPGAMADLVLFDLEKPWRIDENQLKAKCKNTPFDGRPVQGLVLRTAVGGRTVYQANTDQA; this is encoded by the coding sequence ATGAACGCCGCCCCCGGCCAACGCACCTTGTGGCGGAACGCCCGGCTGCTCGATGCCGCTTCGGACCGCGACGAGGCCGGCGATTTGCTGGTGGAAGACGGCCGCATCGCCGACATTGGTCCCAACCTCTTCCCGGAGAACCCACCAGAGAGCACCGAGGTGCTCGACTGCGCCGGCCACTGCCTGGCGCCCGGCCTGGTCGACATGCGGGCCTTCCTCGGCGAGCCCGGCTTCGAGCACCGCGAGACCCTGGCCAGCGGCAGCGCCGCCGCCGCCTCGGGCGGCATCACCACCATCGCCGCCCGGCCCGACACCGAGCCGGTGATCGACGACATCGCCCTGGTGGAATTCGTCAAGCGCCTGGCCCAGGCCACGGCCCAGGTCCGCGTCCACCCCATGGCCGCCATCACCAAGGGCCTGGAAGGCAGCGAGATGACCGAGTTCGGCCTGCTGGCCGTGGCCGGCGCCGTGGCCTTTTGCGACGGCGAGAACGCCGTCGCCGACGCCCTGGTGATGAGCCGGGTGCTGACCTACGCCACCAACTGGGACCTGCTCATCGTGCAGCTGCCGGCCGAGCCGCGCCTCGCCGGCTCGGGCTGCATGAACTCGGGCGAGGTGGCGACGCGGCTGGGCCTGCCGGGTATCCCGGCGGCGGCCGAAGTGATCATGCTGGAGCGTGATCTGCGCCTGGTCGAAGCGACGGGCGGGCGCTACCACGCCACCTGCCTCTCGACCGCCGCCGCCATCGAGGCCATGCGCCAGGCCAAGGCGCGCGGCCTGGCGGTAAGCTGCTCGGTGGCGCCGCACCATTTCGCACTCAATGAGAACGCCGTCGGCGAATACCGCACCTTCGCCAAGACCTGGCCGCCGCTGCGCCGCGAAGAAGACCGCCTGGCTGTGGTCGCAGGCATTGCCGACGGCACCGTCGACGCCATCGTCAGCGACCACGCGCCGCAGGACCAGGAAAGCAAGCGCCAACCCTTCACCCAGGCCGCCTCCGGCATCTCGGGATTGGAGACGCTGCTGCCGTTGGCGCTCGAGCTGCACCTCGGTGGCGGCGTGCCGCTCGAGCGCGTGCTGGCCGCCCTGACCTCGGGTCCGGCCGGGCTCCTGGGCCTCGAGGCCGGCCGCCTAACGCCCGGAGCTATGGCCGATCTGGTGCTCTTCGACCTGGAGAAGCCCTGGCGCATCGACGAGAACCAGCTCAAAGCCAAATGCAAGAACACGCCCTTCGACGGCCGCCCGGTGCAGGGCCTGGTGCTGCGCACCGCCGTCGGCGGACGCACGGTTTACCAGGCCAACACCGACCAGGCCTGA
- the plsY gene encoding glycerol-3-phosphate 1-O-acyltransferase PlsY — MPDPISWSYAAPYFGAALGLGYLLGAISFGLVLTRLAGLGDIRAIGSGNIGATNVLRTGNKGLAAATLLLDGGKGAAAVLLGNLFGPDMALLAGAGAFLGHLFPVWLKFRGGKGVATALGILLAMAWPVGILACLTWLATAALFRFSSLAALVAAAAAPVYAYFLADMQRVEFAAFLAVLIFIRHQANIRRLAKGEEPRIGGAKKDA, encoded by the coding sequence ATGCCCGATCCCATAAGCTGGAGCTATGCCGCGCCCTACTTCGGGGCGGCGCTGGGGCTGGGCTATCTGCTCGGCGCCATCTCCTTCGGCCTGGTGCTGACGCGGCTGGCCGGGTTGGGCGACATCCGGGCCATCGGCTCGGGCAACATCGGCGCCACCAACGTGCTGCGCACCGGCAACAAGGGCCTGGCGGCGGCCACGCTGCTGCTGGACGGCGGCAAGGGAGCGGCGGCGGTGCTGCTGGGCAACCTCTTCGGGCCCGACATGGCGTTGCTGGCCGGCGCCGGCGCCTTCCTCGGCCATCTCTTTCCTGTCTGGCTCAAGTTCCGTGGCGGAAAAGGTGTCGCGACTGCGCTGGGCATCCTGCTCGCCATGGCCTGGCCGGTGGGTATTTTGGCCTGCCTGACCTGGCTGGCGACAGCGGCGCTTTTTCGTTTCTCCTCGCTGGCCGCCCTGGTGGCCGCGGCGGCGGCGCCGGTCTACGCCTACTTCCTTGCCGACATGCAACGCGTTGAATTCGCCGCCTTCCTGGCGGTATTGATATTCATCCGCCACCAGGCCAACATCCGCCGCTTGGCCAAGGGCGAGGAACCGCGCATCGGGGGGGCGAAGAAAGATGCTTGA
- a CDS encoding aspartate carbamoyltransferase catalytic subunit has product MAPAAPFSYPHRHLLGIKGLSAEVIDELLQRSEGYVEQNRQLDKKQSTLRGRTQINLFFESSTRTRTSFELAGKRLGADVINMSVEGSAIKKGETLIDTAMTLNAMHPDVLVVRHPESGAVNLLAQKVDCAVINAGDGSHEHPTQALLDALTIRRRKGRLAGLVVAICGDVRHSRVARSNIHLLNVMGARTRVVAPPTLLPPAIERLGVSVFHDMHEGLAGADIVMMLRLQTERMHRAYFPSLREYFRYWGLDRDKLAAAKPDALVMHPGPMNRGVEIDTDLADDIDRSVIRKQVEMGVAVRMACLEVLAGRFDNAPGGAAK; this is encoded by the coding sequence ATGGCTCCGGCAGCGCCCTTTTCCTATCCCCACCGCCACCTGCTCGGCATCAAAGGGCTATCCGCCGAGGTCATCGACGAGCTTTTGCAGCGCTCCGAGGGCTACGTCGAACAGAATCGCCAGCTCGACAAGAAACAATCGACCTTGCGCGGCCGCACCCAGATCAATCTCTTCTTCGAGAGCTCGACCCGCACCCGCACCTCGTTCGAACTGGCCGGCAAGCGGCTGGGCGCCGACGTCATCAACATGTCGGTCGAAGGCTCGGCCATCAAGAAGGGCGAGACCTTGATCGACACCGCCATGACGCTGAATGCCATGCACCCCGACGTGCTGGTGGTGCGCCACCCCGAATCCGGGGCCGTCAACCTGCTGGCCCAGAAGGTCGACTGCGCCGTCATCAACGCCGGCGACGGCAGCCACGAACACCCCACCCAAGCGCTGCTGGACGCCCTTACTATCCGGCGGCGCAAGGGCCGCCTGGCCGGCCTGGTGGTGGCGATTTGCGGCGACGTGCGGCACAGCCGGGTGGCACGCTCGAATATCCACCTGCTCAACGTCATGGGCGCCCGGACCCGGGTGGTGGCGCCGCCGACGCTGTTGCCGCCGGCCATCGAACGTCTCGGCGTTAGCGTCTTCCACGATATGCACGAGGGCCTGGCCGGGGCCGACATCGTGATGATGCTCAGGCTGCAGACCGAGCGCATGCACCGCGCTTACTTCCCCTCGCTGCGCGAATATTTTCGCTATTGGGGCCTCGACCGCGACAAGCTGGCGGCTGCCAAGCCCGACGCCCTGGTGATGCACCCCGGCCCCATGAACCGGGGCGTCGAGATCGATACGGATCTCGCCGACGACATCGACCGCAGCGTCATCCGCAAACAGGTCGAGATGGGGGTTGCCGTGCGCATGGCCTGTTTGGAAGTCCTGGCCGGGCGCTTCGACAACGCACCGGGCGGAGCGGCCAAATGA